A genomic window from Pyxicephalus adspersus chromosome 2, UCB_Pads_2.0, whole genome shotgun sequence includes:
- the LOC140322400 gene encoding tigger transposable element-derived protein 1-like gives MPPKRCAPAKASSGAPKRKKVITISEKVKLLDMIKEGRSYASVARHYGVNESTVRYIKKEEANIRKTASITFKKEAKRVVTLRNKRIVKMEAALALWIADCRKKTVSLDTNMIRTKAKALYDQILPDDDNEEAKEGADEPQASTSAARSDSPPQGQGFSASKGWFEKFQKRYGLRNVLLYGEASSADNDAACRYVEEEFPNLISEGGYLPEQVFNMDETGLFWKRMPSRTFLFKDEVKRPGFKAHKDRVTVIMAGNAAGFMLKPGLIYKAKKPRALKNKNTALLPVFWMHNSNAWITKALTHELFFHCFMPQVKLYLAEKGLPFKVLLLMDCAGDHAADLQYDGVQIEFLPPNTTSLIQPMDQGVIRAFKALYTRSTMEGLISAVDDANDEFTLKAYWRSYDIASCLSNIQQALKDMKSETIKSSWKKLWPNLVRDYPGFTPEEVHHSAVEKAVRLAHIIRNEGFVDMMEEDIGALIDCHSDPLTDEDLLEMTKSASEEENKEEDEEETEKRGLTLENLQQLCNMARAMQQFAQDIDDNMV, from the coding sequence ATGCCGCCTAAGCGCTGTGCCCCTGCGAAAGCTTCCTCCGGGGCGCCCAAGAGGAAGAAGGTGATCACCATCAGcgaaaaagtgaaacttttagatATGATCAAAGAGGGCAGAAGTTATGCATCTGTAGCACGCCATTACGGGGTGAATGAATCTACAGTGCGGTACATCAAGAAAGAGGAAGCAAACATCCGCAAAACTGCTTCAATAACCTTCAAAAAAGAAGCGAAACGTGTGGTAACTCTGCGTAATAAGAGAATTGTGAAAATGGAAGCTGCACTGGCATTGTGGATTGCTGATTGCAGGAAAAAGACAGTGAGTTTGGACACTAATATGATCAGGACAAAGGCCAAAGCTCTCTACGACCAAATCTTGCCCGATGACGACAATGAAGAGGCTAAAGAAGGTGCTGACGAACCTCAAGCCAGTACTAGTGCTGCCAGGAGTGATTCGCCTCCTCAAGGACAAGGCTTTTCAGCCAGCAAAGGCTGGTTCgaaaaatttcaaaaaagatACGGCCTCAGAAACGTGCTTCTGTATGGTGAGGCTTCCTCTGCTGACAACGATGCTGCTTGTCGTTACGTGGAGGAAGAGTTCCCTAACCTCATCAGTGAGGGAGGCTACCTCCCTGAACAAGTTTTTAACATGGATGAAACAGGCCTTTTTTGGAAGAGGATGCCTTCGCGTACATTCCTCTTCAAGGACGAAGTGAAGAGGCCAGGCTTCAAGGCTCACAAAGACCGTGTGACTGTCATCATGGCTGGCAATGCTGCAGGTTTTATGCTTAAGCCAGGCCTTATTTATAAAGCCAAAAAACCACgggcattaaaaaacaaaaatacggCTCTGTTGCCCGTGTTCTGGATGCATAACTCCAATGCCTGGATAACGAAAGCTCTGACCCATGAATTGTTCTTCCATTGCTTCATGCCCCAGGTGAAGCTGTATCTGGCTGAAAAGGGGCTCCCCTttaaggtccttctcctgatggACTGTGCAGGAGACCATGCAGCGGACCTGCAATATGATGGTGTGCAGATAGAGTTTCTGCCCCCGAACACTACATCTCTAATTCAGCCGATGGATCAAGGTGTCATTCGTGCCTTTAAGGCACTCTACACTCGCTCCACAATGGAGGGCCTGATCTCGGCAGTTGACGATGCCAATGACGAATTCACCTTGAAAGCATACTGGCGCAGTTACGACATTGCCTCATGTTTGTCTAATATTCAGCAAGCATTAAAGGACATGAAGAGTGAGACCATAAAGTCTAGCTGGAAGAAATTATGGCCGAACTTGGTGCGAGACTATCCAGGCTTCACTCCTGAAGAAGTTCATCACTCAGCGGTGGAGAAGGCGGTGAGGCTGGCTCACATCATAAGGAATGAAGGATTTGTCGACATGATGGAAGAAGACATTGGCGCCCTTATCGATTGCCACTCGGACCCACTGACCGATGAAGACCTCCTTGAGATGACAAAGTCTGCAAGTGAGGAAGAAAACAAAGAGGAAGACGAAGAAGAAACTGAAAAGCGTGGCCTTACCCTGGAGAATCTGCAACAATTGTGCAACATGGCAAGAGCGATGCAACAATTTGCACAAGACATTGACGACAATATGGTTTGA